Below is a genomic region from Longimicrobiaceae bacterium.
GCTGGCCGTCCGCCGCTCCGCGCTGCTGGCCACGGAGGGCTACGACGGCTCGGTGCTGTTCGAGGACCTGGAGCTGGTGCGGACGGTGGTGGCGGCCGGGGGGCGCGAGGAGCTTGCGGACGACGTGTACGTCCTCCGACGTCCTTCGTCGCAACGCCAGTTCTTCGACCAGCGCGTGCGCCAGGCATACGACGAGCTCGCGCGGCCGGGGCGGATGGCGGTGCAGCTCGCGGTGCTTCCGGCCGCTGTCACGCTCGCCAAACGGCGGAGGTGGGGATGGCTGGCCGCGGGGGCCCTGGGTGTCGCCGCGGTCGCGGAGGCGGGGCGGAGGAAGCGCGGCGCGGGGAAGGTCTTTCCGGCGAGCGCATCGCTCATGGCGCCGCTGTGGCTGCTGGAGCGCGGCGTGTGCAGCTGGCTGGCCCTGGGCACGCGGGTGCTGAACGGCGGCGTCCGGTACCGCGACGCGCGCCTCGCCCGCGCCGCCACGCCCGAGGCGGAGCTGCGCGCGCGTCACGCCGGCAAGCTTTCCAGCACCTCCACGTCTATGGGCTTGAACGAGCCGTTGTTCGACAGCTCGGCCGAGCAGGCGGTCACGCCCACCACCATGTCCATCTCCGCCCGCAGCAGCAGGTAGTCGCCCGCCCGCGACCGCGGCGGCCCGATGGCCAGCTCGCCGCTGGCGGCCACCTCCACGTTCATGAAGACGTTGAGCGTCGTGGGGATCGCGTCGGGCTCGATGCCGAAGGGGGCCAGGTTCGCCGCCAGGTTCGCGAAGCAGCTCGGGTGCGGCGCCGTGCTGCCGTAGATGATGCGGAACGTGTCCGGCGAGCACGGCGTGAGCAGGAAGTCGTGGCGCCCCACCGTGTCGTCCACGATGGTCCACATGGGGTTGCTGCGGTTGGAGTACAGCACGTGGTGGGTGGTGAGGTAGATCGTGTTCGCGTAGTCGATCGTCCTCCCCGAAGACAGCCACTCGCGCTTGTCCGCGCGCGCGAAGCTTACCAGGTCGGACACCTGCTCGCCCGCCGGGTCGGTCACGCGCACGAGCTGCCCGGCGCGGACCTCGAACCCCACGCCCGTCTGCGGCTCCAGGTGAAAACGTCGTGTCATGCTCATGGGAAAGATGTGGGGCATTTCAGCCTCGCCGTCGGTCCGGCCGCGAGGCCACCAGGCTCACGGCTCCGTTGCGAGCAGCCATTCCGCGGCCGAGCGCCACCGGAGCCGCGCCGGAAGCTCTCTCGCCGGAGGTGACGGGTCCAGCGTGATCAGGAGCGCCTCGGCTTCCGGGTACGCTTCCGCAGCGGCTTCAAGCGCACGCACCTCCCGCTGCCACGTCGCGTCGCCCGTCGTGTCCATGCACACCTGCACCAGGACGGGAGGATCCCCGGGGCGCTCCGCGAAGAAGTCCACCTCCCAGCCATCACCCGCGCGTAGCCAGTCCGCCGTGTACGCGCGGCGGTCCAGCTCCAGGAGCACGGCGGTCTCGAGTGCGCGGCCGTGGTTCTCGCGGCCCGTGCGCTCGTAGAGCGGGATCAGCCCGGGGTCGATGGGATACGCCTTGCGCGGGTTCACCATCCGCTGCCGCTCGGACCTGCTGTGCATGCTGACCGTGCGGACGAGGAACGCGTCCTCGATGTGGTCCAGGTACTCGTACAGCGTGT
It encodes:
- a CDS encoding urea carboxylase-associated family protein translates to MPHIFPMSMTRRFHLEPQTGVGFEVRAGQLVRVTDPAGEQVSDLVSFARADKREWLSSGRTIDYANTIYLTTHHVLYSNRSNPMWTIVDDTVGRHDFLLTPCSPDTFRIIYGSTAPHPSCFANLAANLAPFGIEPDAIPTTLNVFMNVEVAASGELAIGPPRSRAGDYLLLRAEMDMVVGVTACSAELSNNGSFKPIDVEVLESLPA